The following proteins are co-located in the Triticum aestivum cultivar Chinese Spring chromosome 1A, IWGSC CS RefSeq v2.1, whole genome shotgun sequence genome:
- the LOC123042963 gene encoding uncharacterized protein has product MARASAGIGAPDARPEEDSCIIPSSFDMDRDMLDWEQTAAIAWSVNSPRRLEALDVDRAIRKQFRLSHADVAVTPYHLVEFLVKFNHKAHCDEALAAGRVRAGGGIVHIRPWRPLERALGAALNYKVRLCLENVLDYAWTPFVAERIIGRRCSLDRLEDHSALRTNSETLDLWAWTADPNLIPKIIWLTFTTRPSVGL; this is encoded by the coding sequence ATGGCCCGCGCCTCTGCTGGTATTGGGGCGCCGGACGCTCGCCCGGAGGAGGACTCCTGCATCATCCCGTCCTCCTTCGACATGGACCGTGACATGCTCGACTGGGAGCAGACTGCCGCCATCGCCTGGTCAGTCAACTCGCCACGGCGCCTTGAGGCGCTTGACGTCGACCGAGCCATCCGGAAGCAGTTCCGTTTGAGCCACGCGGATGTGGCCGTCACTCCGTACCACCTCGTTGAGTTCCTCGTCAAGTTCAATCACAAGGCGCACTGTGACGAGGCCCTCGCTGCGGGGCGGGTGCGCGCCGGCGGTGGCATCGTCCACATCCGCCCCTGGCGGCCGCTGGAGCGGGCGCTTGGCGCGGCTCTCAACTACAAAGTGCGCCTCTGCCTGGAGAACGTGCTGGACTACGCCTGGACCCCGTTCGTTGCCGAACGCATCATCGGCCGGCGTTGCTCCCTCGACCGTCTTGAAGACCACTCCGCGCTCAGGACAAACTCAGAGACGCTCGACCTCTGGGCGTGGACGGCGGACCCAAACCTGATCCCGAAGATCATTTGGCTCACCTTCACCACGAGGCCGTCCGTCGGTCTGTAG